The following are encoded in a window of Candidatus Fluviicola riflensis genomic DNA:
- a CDS encoding alanine dehydrogenase translates to MAQVKLGIIREGKVPPDKRVPLTPRQCLLVKTKFPHANVVVQTSNVRAFKDEEYRQVGIEVVDDLHDCDIIMGVKEVNIEDLIPSKKFMFFSHTIKKQPYNRRLLQAVLDLKIQLIDYEVLKNKQNKRIIGFGRYAGIVGCYNGLLTYGKKSGAYSIKPANECRDRVEMEEEIKKIELPKDTKIVLTGFGRVGHGAREIMDLLTITEVSPEEFLHQKFDGPVFTHLDVEDYYARIDGTPFDKQDFYANPKLYKSVFAPYISVAQVYIACHFWSDKSPNIVTQEDFQKPEVKVRVVADISCDIAGPIACTIRPSKIADPVYGYDPATGTEVDPWLENNIAVMAVDNLPCELPMDASEDFGNELIKYVLPCLLGDDPDDVIGRGSETDLNGKLTERFAYLQDYVDGNTVSH, encoded by the coding sequence ATGGCTCAAGTAAAACTAGGTATTATCAGGGAAGGAAAAGTACCACCGGACAAACGAGTTCCGTTAACTCCCCGGCAATGCCTATTGGTAAAAACTAAATTTCCGCATGCAAATGTGGTTGTTCAGACAAGCAACGTGCGTGCATTCAAGGACGAAGAATACAGACAGGTTGGCATTGAAGTAGTTGACGATTTGCATGATTGTGATATCATAATGGGGGTGAAGGAAGTCAATATCGAGGATTTAATTCCATCGAAAAAATTCATGTTTTTCTCGCATACTATTAAGAAACAACCTTATAACCGTCGATTGCTGCAAGCTGTTCTCGATCTTAAAATCCAACTGATCGATTACGAGGTATTGAAAAACAAGCAAAACAAGCGCATCATCGGTTTCGGACGTTATGCAGGAATAGTAGGATGTTACAACGGTTTGTTGACCTACGGAAAGAAAAGCGGTGCTTATTCCATTAAACCTGCGAATGAATGCAGAGATCGCGTGGAAATGGAGGAAGAGATCAAAAAGATCGAATTGCCAAAAGACACCAAAATCGTACTCACCGGATTTGGAAGAGTAGGCCATGGTGCCCGTGAAATCATGGATTTACTTACCATTACCGAAGTAAGTCCGGAAGAATTTTTACACCAGAAATTTGATGGTCCGGTATTTACGCACCTCGATGTAGAAGATTATTATGCCCGTATCGACGGAACCCCGTTTGATAAACAGGATTTTTACGCCAACCCGAAATTGTACAAATCGGTGTTTGCGCCCTATATTTCAGTTGCCCAGGTATACATTGCCTGCCATTTCTGGAGCGATAAATCGCCAAATATCGTCACACAGGAAGATTTTCAGAAACCGGAAGTAAAAGTAAGAGTGGTAGCAGATATTTCGTGCGATATCGCCGGGCCGATTGCCTGTACGATTCGTCCGTCAAAAATTGCGGATCCGGTTTATGGTTACGACCCTGCTACAGGAACAGAAGTTGATCCGTGGTTGGAAAACAACATTGCCGTAATGGCCGTTGACAATTTACCGTGTGAATTGCCGATGGATGCTTCCGAAGATTTTGGAAATGAACTGATTAAATATGTTCTTCCTTGTTTGTTGGGTGATGACCCGGATGACGTGATCGGTCGAGGCAGCGAAACGGATTTAAATGGAAAGCTGACCGAAAGATTCGCGTATTTACAGGATTATGTAGATGGAAATACTGTTTCTCACTAA
- a CDS encoding tRNA (adenosine(37)-N6)-dimethylallyltransferase MiaA, with amino-acid sequence MQQLIVIEGATASGKTALGVALAQHLNTVVISADSRQFYTEIAIGTAKPTVEEMQGIPHYFVDSHSIHQPVTAAQFAQEAMELLQTTLKDYRNVVVVGGSGLFIDALCIGLDPIPTNPEMQLQLRSELDENGLAPLLEELKQTDPEYFAEVDRDNSARILRALEVIRSTGKPFSAWRQNKPAPRPFTTRRFVIEHSREQLYQRINQRVDNMLADGLLDEVKSVYSFKELASLQTVGYNELFDYLDGTSDWQTSIDKIKQHTRNYAKRQLTWFKRHPEAAWIPYSDTKKMLGEILQLIDN; translated from the coding sequence ATGCAACAACTGATCGTTATTGAAGGTGCAACTGCCAGTGGTAAAACGGCTCTTGGCGTAGCGTTGGCGCAGCATCTCAATACAGTCGTCATTTCTGCCGATTCCCGTCAGTTTTACACCGAAATCGCCATCGGGACCGCAAAACCGACCGTTGAAGAAATGCAGGGAATTCCGCATTATTTTGTTGACTCCCATTCCATTCACCAGCCGGTGACGGCCGCTCAATTCGCGCAGGAAGCGATGGAATTACTGCAAACGACCTTGAAAGATTACCGGAATGTTGTCGTAGTTGGTGGCTCAGGTCTATTCATCGATGCGTTGTGTATCGGCCTCGACCCTATTCCCACAAATCCGGAAATGCAGCTGCAACTGCGTTCGGAACTGGACGAAAACGGCCTTGCTCCTCTTTTGGAAGAATTGAAGCAAACAGATCCTGAATACTTCGCTGAAGTAGATCGTGATAATTCCGCCCGGATTTTACGTGCGTTGGAAGTCATCCGTTCTACCGGGAAACCGTTTTCCGCCTGGCGCCAAAACAAACCCGCTCCGCGGCCGTTTACAACCCGACGTTTTGTAATTGAACATTCACGCGAACAGTTGTACCAGCGAATCAACCAGCGTGTGGATAACATGCTCGCCGACGGGCTGTTAGATGAAGTCAAATCTGTATATTCGTTCAAAGAATTGGCTTCACTTCAAACCGTAGGTTACAATGAACTATTTGACTATCTTGACGGAACATCCGATTGGCAAACGAGTATCGACAAAATCAAACAACATACCCGCAATTACGCCAAACGGCAGCTTACCTGGTTCAAACGCCATCCCGAAGCTGCCTGGATTCCGTACAGCGACACAAAAAAGATGCTCGGAGAAATTCTGCAATTGATTGATAACTAA
- a CDS encoding PIN domain nuclease, with translation MENVFVDTNVIIDLLGKREPFYKDAQDLFTLSDKNEIQLCISSLSFANAYYSIVKHHKEVNAKKYMAKFKVLVTVLPLEDKAIELALASEFEDFEDGLQYFVAMNNEADIIITRNKKDFKSSKIPVLTAGEYLKK, from the coding sequence ATGGAGAACGTTTTTGTTGATACAAATGTCATTATTGATCTTTTAGGGAAACGCGAACCTTTTTACAAAGACGCTCAGGATTTATTTACCTTGAGCGATAAAAATGAAATTCAACTGTGTATTTCCTCTCTTTCCTTTGCAAACGCCTACTACTCCATAGTAAAACATCATAAAGAAGTGAATGCAAAAAAGTACATGGCAAAATTCAAAGTTCTCGTTACTGTTCTTCCACTCGAAGACAAAGCTATTGAATTGGCATTGGCATCGGAATTCGAAGATTTTGAAGATGGACTACAATATTTTGTTGCAATGAACAATGAAGCAGATATTATCATCACACGAAATAAAAAGGATTTCAAGAGTTCAAAAATTCCGGTTTTAACTGCAGGAGAATATTTAAAAAAGTAA
- a CDS encoding dihydrofolate reductase, translating to MIPMKKLQFTAFIALACLTIAGCSEQSSDEENKAADGVAVDRFADIQVLRYELTGWDKLSLDQKKLVYYLSQAGLAGRDIIYDQNNAYNLEIRKALEKIAENYDGDKTTDSWKALETYTKQVWFSNGIHHHYSMDKIKPGFDKTYFNEVVKASNASISKEALEAIFSKTKYMKRKVKDANVDMIRASANNFYGEGVTQEAVEAFYTERIDVNDPKPIEYGLNSTLILKDGKLYEDVWKSGGKYGKAIDKITYWLKKAVTVAENDEQAAALRKLIEFYQTGDLKVWDEYNVLWAASTKGDIDYINGFIETYGDALGKRGTYESIVEINDFEASKRMKVVADNAQWFEDNSPLMPEHKKKKVVGVSYKVVQVASESGDAAPSTPIGVNLPNNNWIREKIGSKSVSLGNIIAAYENAGGPSLVEEFAHDQEEIDRAKKYGAIAGKMHTALHEVVGHASGQINKGVGQPSETLKNYASTLEEARADLVGLYYIMDQKLVDLKLIESLEVGKAEYDGYIRNGMMTQLQRLELGQNVEEEHMQNRQLVSAWVFEKGMADKVIVKVKRNGKTYYDIKDYTKLRALFGELLREIQRITSEGDFNAGKKLVETYGVKVDKAIHKEVLKRVKPLNLAPYNGFVYPVFVPVTNKKGEITDIRIENKQSFLEQMLYYGKTYSFL from the coding sequence ATGATTCCGATGAAAAAACTTCAATTTACCGCGTTTATCGCTTTGGCTTGTTTGACAATCGCAGGCTGTAGCGAACAATCTTCCGATGAAGAAAACAAAGCAGCAGATGGTGTTGCAGTGGACCGTTTTGCCGATATCCAGGTATTGCGCTACGAACTCACGGGCTGGGATAAACTTTCCCTTGATCAGAAAAAACTGGTATATTATCTCTCTCAGGCAGGTTTGGCCGGACGTGATATCATTTACGACCAAAACAACGCTTATAATCTTGAGATCAGAAAAGCGCTCGAAAAAATAGCAGAGAACTATGACGGTGATAAAACCACCGATTCGTGGAAAGCATTGGAAACTTACACCAAACAGGTTTGGTTTTCCAACGGAATTCACCACCATTACAGCATGGATAAGATCAAACCCGGATTTGATAAAACCTATTTCAATGAAGTGGTGAAAGCCAGCAATGCCTCTATTTCGAAAGAAGCACTGGAAGCCATTTTCAGTAAAACGAAATACATGAAGCGCAAGGTGAAAGACGCAAACGTCGACATGATCCGGGCTTCAGCCAATAATTTCTATGGAGAAGGTGTTACGCAGGAAGCTGTTGAAGCATTTTATACCGAGCGAATTGACGTTAATGATCCCAAACCGATTGAATACGGACTCAACTCTACCCTGATCTTAAAAGACGGAAAACTCTATGAAGATGTGTGGAAATCGGGCGGGAAATACGGAAAAGCGATTGATAAAATCACTTACTGGCTCAAAAAAGCAGTGACCGTTGCCGAAAACGATGAGCAGGCCGCTGCGTTGCGAAAACTGATCGAATTTTACCAAACAGGTGATTTGAAAGTGTGGGACGAATACAATGTTTTATGGGCAGCTTCCACCAAGGGCGATATTGATTACATCAACGGATTTATTGAAACTTACGGCGACGCACTCGGCAAGCGCGGAACCTACGAATCGATTGTGGAAATCAACGATTTTGAAGCTTCCAAACGCATGAAAGTGGTTGCAGACAACGCACAATGGTTCGAAGATAATTCACCGCTGATGCCGGAACACAAAAAGAAAAAAGTGGTCGGTGTGAGTTACAAAGTGGTCCAGGTTGCCAGTGAATCGGGCGATGCTGCTCCTTCTACTCCAATTGGGGTTAATTTACCGAACAACAACTGGATCAGAGAAAAAATCGGTTCAAAATCGGTTTCGCTTGGAAACATTATCGCAGCATATGAAAATGCCGGCGGGCCTTCATTGGTTGAAGAATTTGCCCACGACCAGGAAGAAATCGACCGCGCGAAAAAATACGGTGCAATTGCCGGGAAAATGCACACAGCCTTGCACGAAGTTGTAGGCCACGCCAGCGGACAAATCAACAAAGGTGTCGGACAACCTTCCGAAACCCTGAAAAATTACGCTTCTACCTTGGAAGAAGCCCGCGCCGATTTGGTCGGATTGTACTATATCATGGACCAAAAACTGGTTGATTTGAAACTGATCGAATCACTGGAAGTCGGAAAAGCCGAATACGACGGTTACATCCGCAACGGAATGATGACACAATTGCAGCGCCTCGAATTGGGCCAGAACGTCGAAGAAGAACACATGCAAAACCGCCAGTTGGTGTCTGCGTGGGTATTTGAAAAAGGAATGGCAGACAAAGTGATCGTCAAAGTGAAACGCAATGGCAAAACGTATTACGACATCAAGGACTACACGAAATTACGCGCACTTTTCGGTGAATTGCTGCGCGAAATTCAGCGTATTACATCAGAAGGAGATTTCAACGCTGGCAAAAAACTGGTGGAAACCTATGGCGTAAAAGTGGACAAAGCCATTCACAAAGAAGTTTTGAAACGCGTGAAACCTTTGAATTTGGCACCTTACAACGGATTTGTTTATCCTGTTTTTGTACCGGTAACCAATAAAAAAGGTGAAATCACAGACATTCGCATCGAGAACAAACAATCGTTTTTGGAGCAGATGCTTTATTATGGAAAAACATACAGTTTCCTTTAA
- a CDS encoding metallophosphoesterase gives MKTFVSSMLFLLLLGNYFAQSIHPYLQAPTPTSMYVNWKTGSTNTPSIMYGTNPQNLSSTVTGSASQFIDGGYSGNYFYNTVQMINLSPNTKYYYKVISGAEFSDTLSFKTLPLPGQAASPDGHIRFLIMGDNQIQTSGRYDSLVASAKRKVIERWGGEPSDHIGLTFMVGDQVDLGNLNQYENIHYAYNQALSGNVPIQTTVGNHETYGALGLSAYYSHFYMNQMTYQGISSGTENYYALQAGNVLFLSLSSEHTGATQFSWVQQVMAAAQNDPTVDWILTFSHRPYEAEQYVGDISTWVKNTVVPFCMEHDKYLMHVGAHHHLYARGQFKDNPVYNIISGGTAWDQYWGQSNEQDFDCVQKTISNWCYQIMDVDVVNGKVDIETYSIGSPMLFANNQWKNNEVVDSFHRYKNQPSPNQPTIANVFGDSLELPVTITTTPYSTSTAELLNSTEFQIAQTSDFSVLELDKYRDFENLFGQAPGQPADSSRDLNAGVNIQEYTIPVGLLPNGLHFVRARHRDRNLEWSSWSAVDSFTVFNSFSSGPFVSMDSNEYAMGSPLVATYVNGPGNATDWVGIYNMEDVPGPNPSTAWQYCNGVSGTLNFTGNALTQSDLYFTAFFELDGYTEVAARDTFYYGAIPVITSDTTVYPVGAVVPLYISNAPAIADSVEVLKVGYQHGVQPSAYWGVVSSASQTLSVAGLPEGYYSAKYYFKGEAVIGESFFFSVGDTITNLWIDQPIYDLGESIVATWTDAPGIVKDWLGIYNQGDDPNIDPLLIYTYFGGQAFGSLTLTDTLIPTQPGDYFIVMFTNDSYTEVSNRELFTIVDPNLGSTELAHGMKVYPNPVSGNDQMTVLSSEYPIDWIQIRDLNGKVVYRTENVNGQQFSLLTHQLSKGTYILEIQSRKLFNYQIVVQ, from the coding sequence ATGAAAACATTTGTTTCTTCCATGCTGTTTTTGCTTCTGCTGGGAAATTACTTCGCACAAAGTATCCATCCTTATCTACAGGCACCTACACCTACTTCCATGTACGTGAACTGGAAAACGGGCTCGACCAATACACCATCCATTATGTATGGCACAAATCCGCAAAACCTGAGTTCAACCGTTACCGGTTCTGCATCTCAATTTATCGATGGTGGTTACAGCGGCAATTATTTCTACAATACTGTGCAGATGATCAACCTGTCGCCAAACACGAAATACTACTACAAAGTCATTTCCGGAGCCGAATTTTCAGACACGCTTAGCTTTAAAACACTGCCATTACCCGGCCAGGCGGCTTCACCCGACGGACACATTCGTTTTTTGATCATGGGTGATAACCAAATTCAAACCAGCGGACGCTACGATTCATTGGTTGCTTCCGCCAAACGAAAAGTAATTGAACGATGGGGCGGTGAGCCCTCTGATCATATCGGATTAACGTTTATGGTGGGCGATCAGGTGGATTTGGGTAACCTGAATCAGTATGAAAACATACATTATGCTTACAATCAGGCTCTTTCGGGGAATGTGCCGATCCAGACAACGGTAGGGAATCATGAAACCTACGGTGCTTTGGGCCTGAGCGCCTACTATTCGCATTTTTACATGAATCAGATGACCTATCAGGGAATTAGCTCGGGAACAGAGAATTATTATGCCCTGCAGGCAGGGAATGTGTTGTTTTTAAGTCTCAGTTCCGAACATACGGGCGCAACGCAATTCAGCTGGGTGCAGCAGGTTATGGCCGCCGCGCAAAACGACCCGACTGTTGACTGGATTCTGACATTCAGCCACCGGCCTTATGAAGCCGAGCAATACGTAGGCGATATTTCCACCTGGGTAAAAAACACGGTAGTGCCATTTTGCATGGAACATGATAAATACCTGATGCATGTTGGTGCACATCACCATTTGTATGCACGCGGCCAGTTTAAGGACAATCCGGTTTACAACATTATTTCCGGAGGAACTGCCTGGGACCAATACTGGGGACAATCCAATGAGCAGGATTTTGATTGTGTGCAAAAAACGATTTCCAACTGGTGTTATCAGATTATGGATGTAGACGTGGTGAACGGAAAAGTAGATATTGAAACTTATTCGATCGGAAGTCCGATGCTATTTGCCAATAATCAATGGAAAAATAATGAAGTGGTCGATTCATTTCACCGCTACAAAAACCAGCCGTCTCCCAACCAACCAACAATTGCCAATGTATTTGGTGATTCGCTGGAATTACCGGTTACAATTACCACAACACCGTATTCCACCAGCACCGCTGAATTATTAAATTCAACAGAATTTCAGATAGCGCAGACAAGTGATTTTTCAGTGCTGGAATTGGATAAATACCGGGATTTTGAAAACTTATTCGGACAGGCCCCGGGCCAACCAGCCGATTCATCCCGGGATTTGAATGCCGGAGTCAATATCCAGGAATACACCATTCCTGTCGGTTTGCTGCCGAATGGATTACATTTTGTACGTGCCCGTCATCGTGACCGCAACCTGGAATGGTCTTCATGGAGTGCTGTGGATTCGTTTACCGTATTCAACTCGTTTTCCAGCGGACCATTTGTTTCCATGGACTCGAATGAATACGCAATGGGCTCGCCCTTGGTTGCAACGTATGTTAATGGTCCGGGTAATGCCACCGATTGGGTTGGAATATACAATATGGAAGATGTACCTGGCCCAAATCCATCAACCGCTTGGCAGTACTGCAATGGTGTCAGCGGAACGCTGAATTTTACGGGAAATGCACTGACACAATCAGATTTATATTTCACTGCATTTTTTGAATTGGACGGATATACTGAGGTTGCTGCACGAGATACGTTTTACTACGGCGCTATTCCGGTTATAACATCCGATACAACCGTTTACCCGGTAGGTGCGGTTGTTCCGTTGTACATAAGCAACGCTCCTGCAATAGCCGATTCGGTTGAAGTACTGAAAGTCGGTTACCAGCATGGCGTGCAGCCTTCTGCCTACTGGGGAGTAGTTTCAAGTGCAAGTCAAACGCTTTCGGTAGCCGGTTTGCCAGAAGGGTACTACTCAGCTAAATATTACTTCAAAGGCGAGGCTGTAATCGGAGAATCGTTTTTCTTTTCGGTAGGAGACACCATCACCAACTTGTGGATTGATCAACCCATTTACGACCTTGGTGAAAGTATCGTCGCAACATGGACTGATGCGCCTGGAATTGTGAAAGACTGGCTTGGGATTTACAATCAGGGGGATGATCCCAATATTGATCCGTTGTTGATTTATACTTATTTCGGTGGACAGGCGTTTGGTTCTCTGACTTTAACAGACACACTGATTCCTACGCAGCCGGGCGATTACTTTATCGTGATGTTTACCAATGATTCGTACACCGAAGTTTCTAATCGTGAGTTATTTACGATTGTTGATCCGAATCTTGGTTCAACTGAACTGGCGCATGGAATGAAAGTGTACCCGAATCCTGTTTCGGGGAATGACCAAATGACAGTGCTTTCTTCGGAGTACCCAATCGACTGGATCCAAATCAGAGACCTCAACGGGAAAGTGGTTTACAGAACAGAAAATGTCAACGGACAGCAATTTTCGTTACTGACACATCAGTTATCAAAAGGAACTTATATACTCGAAATTCAATCACGGAAATTGTTTAATTATCAGATAGTTGTTCAATAG
- a CDS encoding RlmI/RlmK family 23S rRNA methyltransferase, whose amino-acid sequence MLPTVQLLQHKFQSIERRHPWIFSGALKEMPAGIEDGAVVVVTDKQGNELAKGHFQHGSIAVRVLTFDGEEIDQEFYNNRITRAVALRRQLHLFREDNSICRLVHGEGDELPGLIIDYYGGVAVIQCHSLGMFRQLSLIAEALKTVLGDELIGIYSKSKETLPNRQPVEDGYLFGNVLTPHTALENGVKYQLDWITGQKTGFFIDQRENRFLLGKYAQGKRVLNTFCYSGGFSLSALQQGATEVHSLDSSKKAIELTDANILLNGFEDKHISIVADAMVYVRETGEEYDIIILDPPAFAKHRDKRHQAVQGYKRLNAMAIAHIRPGGLLMTYSCSQVVDKQLFTNTIIAAAIESGRSVKILEQLHQPADHPINAFHPEGEYLKGLLLQIN is encoded by the coding sequence ATGTTACCAACAGTTCAGTTATTACAGCACAAGTTTCAATCGATCGAACGCCGCCACCCGTGGATTTTTTCGGGCGCGCTGAAAGAAATGCCTGCCGGTATAGAAGACGGAGCCGTGGTGGTGGTGACCGACAAGCAGGGAAATGAATTGGCGAAAGGCCATTTTCAGCATGGTTCTATTGCGGTGCGTGTACTGACGTTTGACGGTGAAGAAATCGATCAGGAGTTTTACAACAACCGCATTACCAGGGCAGTCGCGTTGCGCCGTCAGTTGCATTTGTTTCGTGAAGATAACTCCATTTGCCGGTTGGTACATGGTGAAGGCGACGAGCTGCCTGGATTGATCATTGATTATTACGGCGGAGTTGCCGTGATCCAGTGTCATAGCTTAGGAATGTTCCGTCAATTATCATTGATCGCAGAAGCATTAAAAACAGTGCTTGGTGATGAATTGATCGGGATTTATTCGAAATCGAAAGAAACACTACCCAACCGGCAGCCGGTTGAAGACGGTTATTTGTTTGGCAATGTGCTTACACCTCATACAGCCCTTGAAAATGGCGTAAAGTATCAGCTGGATTGGATTACCGGGCAAAAAACCGGCTTTTTCATTGATCAGCGCGAAAACCGCTTTTTATTAGGGAAATACGCCCAAGGCAAGCGCGTGCTGAATACTTTTTGTTATTCCGGCGGTTTCAGTCTTTCGGCTTTGCAACAGGGAGCAACGGAAGTGCATTCACTTGACAGTTCTAAAAAGGCAATCGAACTGACCGATGCGAATATTCTACTCAACGGTTTTGAAGATAAACACATCTCTATTGTGGCGGACGCCATGGTGTATGTGCGCGAAACAGGCGAGGAATACGATATTATTATTCTTGATCCTCCTGCATTTGCCAAACACCGCGATAAACGTCACCAGGCCGTACAAGGCTACAAACGTTTGAATGCGATGGCAATAGCACACATTCGTCCGGGTGGTTTGCTCATGACGTATTCGTGTTCGCAGGTAGTTGACAAACAATTGTTTACCAATACAATCATCGCTGCAGCTATTGAGAGCGGACGTTCGGTGAAAATTCTCGAGCAATTGCACCAGCCGGCCGATCATCCGATTAATGCATTTCATCCGGAAGGTGAATACCTGAAAGGATTGTTATTACAGATCAACTAA
- a CDS encoding methionyl-tRNA formyltransferase, whose product MSQLRVVFMGTPDFSVGIMEKMLEQGIQLVGCVTVADKPAGRGQQLHESPVKRFALEHAIPVLQPLKLKDEAFLEELRALKADVFVVVAFRMLPAEVWKMPRFGTFNLHASLLPDYRGAAPINWAIINGDKQTGVSTFFIDEAIDTGNVIAQTKMDIAENETAGSLHDRMMVTGGELVVQTIQAIEAGTVQPIPQEQFKDSLMRPAPKLFRENTQIDWSKPVREIHQLICGLSPYPAAWTRWVNSKGEIKQVKLYKTTIEDSGSIAIHRDGIVNDLSSDKHTIKVHCTDGILVIQELQMEGKKRMSARDWLVGNSVSDWSIEA is encoded by the coding sequence ATGAGTCAACTACGCGTCGTATTTATGGGAACCCCCGATTTTTCTGTCGGGATCATGGAAAAAATGCTTGAACAGGGCATTCAATTGGTTGGATGCGTTACTGTTGCAGATAAGCCGGCGGGCAGGGGACAGCAGCTGCATGAAAGTCCTGTAAAACGATTCGCGCTGGAACATGCTATTCCGGTACTGCAGCCATTGAAGTTAAAAGACGAAGCCTTTTTGGAAGAATTACGCGCTTTGAAAGCAGATGTGTTTGTGGTAGTGGCCTTTAGAATGCTGCCTGCAGAAGTCTGGAAAATGCCACGTTTCGGTACATTCAACCTGCATGCGTCTTTATTACCTGATTACAGGGGCGCTGCTCCGATCAATTGGGCGATTATCAATGGTGACAAACAAACAGGAGTTTCTACCTTCTTTATAGATGAAGCAATTGACACCGGAAATGTGATTGCGCAAACGAAGATGGATATTGCTGAAAACGAAACGGCCGGCTCACTGCATGATCGTATGATGGTTACTGGAGGAGAATTGGTAGTACAAACGATTCAGGCGATTGAAGCGGGAACGGTACAGCCAATTCCGCAGGAACAGTTTAAAGACAGTTTGATGCGTCCTGCTCCGAAGTTGTTTCGTGAAAACACGCAGATCGATTGGTCGAAACCGGTTCGCGAAATCCACCAGCTGATTTGCGGTTTGTCTCCTTACCCGGCAGCATGGACCCGTTGGGTGAATAGTAAAGGAGAAATTAAACAGGTGAAATTGTACAAAACCACTATTGAAGATAGTGGTAGCATCGCGATTCATCGCGATGGAATTGTGAATGATTTGTCATCAGACAAACACACAATCAAAGTTCATTGCACAGATGGAATTCTTGTAATCCAAGAATTGCAGATGGAAGGAAAAAAGCGGATGTCGGCACGTGATTGGTTAGTTGGAAATAGTGTTTCCGATTGGTCGATTGAAGCGTAA
- a CDS encoding DNA-binding protein, giving the protein MNKAELIDAIAAEAGLSKADAKKALDAFVSATSSALKGGDRLSLVGFGSFSVSKREARTGRNPQTGKEIQIAAKNVVKFKAGADLEGSVN; this is encoded by the coding sequence ATGAACAAAGCAGAATTGATTGATGCTATTGCTGCAGAAGCAGGATTGTCAAAAGCAGATGCTAAGAAAGCATTGGATGCATTCGTAAGCGCAACTTCAAGTGCATTGAAAGGTGGAGACCGTTTATCTTTAGTAGGTTTCGGTTCATTCTCAGTTTCAAAGCGTGAAGCTAGAACTGGTCGTAACCCACAAACAGGTAAAGAAATCCAAATTGCAGCTAAAAATGTTGTGAAATTTAAAGCTGGTGCTGATCTTGAAGGATCTGTTAACTAA
- a CDS encoding cyclic nucleotide-binding protein produces the protein MENEFTQYLANLPMFSEEEKQFLAENIHVVSFKKGDVLIREGEIAARCYFVLKGCVRQYKLIDGEEKTTAFFLEQQAVVSFTSYVQKIPSNHYCVCVEDCSLIVGTPDTEKEMYSKFPKLEAFTRSFMSEDFGKTQEAYSTFITSSPEERYRNLLKTQPELFQRVPQHQIASYLGMTPESMSRIRKRIVSES, from the coding sequence ATGGAAAACGAATTCACGCAATACCTCGCCAACCTTCCGATGTTTAGCGAAGAAGAAAAACAATTTCTCGCTGAAAACATTCACGTGGTTTCGTTTAAAAAGGGCGATGTTTTAATACGTGAAGGTGAAATTGCCGCCCGTTGTTATTTTGTACTGAAAGGCTGTGTTCGCCAATACAAACTCATTGATGGCGAAGAGAAAACCACTGCATTTTTTCTGGAACAACAAGCCGTGGTTTCGTTTACAAGTTATGTGCAGAAAATCCCTTCCAATCACTATTGCGTTTGTGTGGAAGATTGTTCATTGATTGTGGGAACACCGGATACGGAAAAAGAGATGTACAGTAAATTCCCGAAGCTGGAAGCCTTTACCCGTTCGTTTATGAGCGAAGATTTTGGCAAAACGCAGGAAGCTTATTCTACGTTTATCACTTCGTCGCCTGAAGAACGGTACCGCAATCTGTTGAAAACACAACCCGAATTATTCCAACGCGTGCCGCAGCATCAAATTGCGAGTTATCTTGGCATGACACCCGAATCGATGAGCCGGATCAGGAAACGTATTGTATCTGAAAGTTAA